In Ensifer canadensis, a genomic segment contains:
- a CDS encoding MurR/RpiR family transcriptional regulator yields MSPKERSFLTRVRQVLPELHPAERRLGDFLCDFPGEVASYSAQELAALAHVSKATVSRFIQRLGYENYEEARRHARADKQTGSRLFLATSADTAGEQSVTAHVAQGVANIEATFLAISETQINAASAALLKARKVWVIGFRASHSFATYLQWQLTQVIENISAIPGGGQTLGEHLVSFTPDDVVIVFGLRRRIALMDALINQVEKSGARLLYITDEGVPFLSQAEWHFRCQTLAPGPLFNHVSVMALCHLLTTRCIETAGISGRNRLRGIEALNDALEEL; encoded by the coding sequence ATGAGTCCCAAAGAGCGATCCTTCCTCACTCGCGTTCGTCAGGTCCTGCCGGAACTCCATCCGGCAGAGCGACGCCTTGGAGACTTTCTCTGCGACTTTCCCGGCGAGGTCGCCAGCTATTCCGCCCAGGAGCTGGCGGCACTGGCGCATGTGTCGAAGGCCACCGTATCGCGTTTCATCCAGCGGCTCGGCTATGAAAACTACGAAGAGGCGCGCCGCCATGCGCGCGCCGACAAGCAGACGGGATCACGGCTCTTCCTGGCGACAAGCGCCGATACGGCCGGCGAGCAATCCGTTACCGCCCATGTGGCCCAAGGGGTCGCCAATATCGAGGCGACCTTCCTTGCGATATCGGAAACACAGATCAACGCTGCGTCGGCAGCGCTGTTGAAGGCACGCAAGGTCTGGGTCATCGGCTTTCGTGCCAGCCACTCCTTCGCCACCTATCTGCAATGGCAGCTGACGCAGGTGATCGAGAACATCTCGGCCATTCCCGGAGGCGGCCAGACGCTGGGCGAACATCTCGTCAGCTTCACGCCCGACGACGTCGTCATCGTCTTCGGCCTGCGCCGCCGCATCGCCCTGATGGATGCGCTCATCAACCAGGTGGAAAAATCCGGTGCCCGCCTGCTTTATATCACCGACGAGGGCGTGCCCTTCCTCAGCCAGGCCGAGTGGCATTTCCGCTGCCAGACGCTGGCACCCGGGCCGCTCTTCAACCACGTCTCGGTCATGGCGCTCTGCCATCTGCTGACGACGCGTTGCATCGAAACGGCAGGCATCAGCGGCCGCAACCGTCTGCGCGGCATCGAAGCGTTAAACGACGCGCTCGAAGAGCTGTGA
- a CDS encoding MFS transporter: MAAENMVPSGKSSPVIRQLESAFTKIGVTGAHKQIIALVLIGCLFDSFEQNTIGVAGPILKEHWGLTGTDIGFLNTITFGSAALGRLLSGILGDRYGRRVMLTINLLLFTIGSAACALAPNFAALCFARAIVGFGVGGEISTAVTMLSEFCSPKFRGTAAGLVNVGAGGFGNFLAPAFGLLIFTLFPGENSWRWLFASLALPALLVVFYRRFVPETPRFLASQGKIDEANKVLSILASGSLRPRNLKVQEYLTKDHLQDEAPAKSDWKELFRAPFIGRTIPVAIAILMSYGAQLSVLTLMPIIFVSMGYTLQGSLLYSMIIQSGSVLGAIAASMFGYYFPRKKVLTFGAVFACLAAISIAYLGTNIYLVLMFGAIFQFFVLLLNTSIWIYAPELFPTRIRAFGVALILATGSAAGSFVPTISGMLFDTYGMVGVFGLAAGMYAVFAFCIQLGPETYGMSMEDLDQPADADLAKAEPKQVNVGMEVRT, translated from the coding sequence ATGGCAGCGGAAAATATGGTGCCGTCCGGCAAGTCTTCGCCGGTCATTCGACAATTGGAATCAGCCTTCACCAAGATCGGCGTCACCGGCGCCCACAAACAGATCATCGCCCTGGTTCTGATCGGCTGCCTGTTCGACAGTTTCGAGCAGAACACCATCGGCGTCGCCGGCCCGATCCTCAAGGAACATTGGGGCCTGACCGGCACGGATATCGGCTTCCTCAACACCATCACCTTCGGCAGCGCCGCTCTCGGCCGGTTGCTGTCGGGCATTCTCGGCGATCGCTACGGCCGCCGCGTGATGCTGACGATCAACCTTCTGCTCTTCACCATCGGCTCGGCCGCCTGCGCACTCGCGCCGAATTTCGCAGCGCTGTGCTTTGCCCGCGCCATTGTCGGCTTCGGCGTCGGCGGCGAAATCTCGACCGCGGTGACGATGCTGTCGGAATTCTGCTCGCCGAAATTCCGCGGGACGGCGGCCGGCCTCGTCAATGTTGGCGCCGGCGGCTTCGGCAACTTCCTTGCCCCCGCCTTCGGCCTGTTGATCTTCACGCTCTTTCCCGGTGAAAACAGCTGGCGCTGGCTTTTCGCCTCGCTGGCATTGCCCGCGCTGCTCGTGGTCTTCTATCGCCGGTTTGTGCCGGAGACACCGCGCTTCCTTGCTTCGCAGGGAAAGATCGACGAGGCCAACAAGGTGCTGTCGATTCTGGCCTCCGGATCACTGCGGCCCCGCAATCTGAAGGTTCAGGAATACCTGACCAAGGATCATCTCCAGGACGAAGCACCTGCCAAGAGCGACTGGAAGGAGCTTTTCCGGGCACCGTTCATCGGCAGAACCATTCCCGTCGCAATCGCCATCCTGATGAGCTACGGCGCCCAGCTATCGGTGCTCACATTGATGCCGATCATCTTCGTGTCGATGGGCTACACCCTGCAGGGCAGCCTGCTCTACAGCATGATCATCCAGAGCGGCAGCGTGCTCGGCGCCATCGCCGCCTCGATGTTCGGCTATTATTTCCCGCGCAAGAAAGTGCTGACGTTCGGTGCGGTCTTCGCGTGCCTGGCGGCCATTTCGATCGCCTATCTCGGAACCAACATCTACCTCGTCCTGATGTTTGGAGCGATCTTCCAGTTCTTCGTGCTTTTGCTCAACACCTCGATCTGGATCTACGCGCCGGAGCTCTTCCCGACACGCATTCGCGCCTTCGGCGTAGCACTTATCCTGGCGACAGGGTCGGCCGCGGGCTCCTTCGTGCCAACGATCTCCGGCATGCTGTTCGACACCTATGGCATGGTCGGGGTGTTCGGGCTGGCAGCCGGCATGTACGCAGTCTTCGCATTCTGCATCCAGCTCGGTCCCGAGACCTATGGCATGTCGATGGAAGATCTGGACCAGCCGGCGGACGCCGACCTCGCCAAGGCTGAGCCCAAACAGGTCAATGTCGGCATGGAAGTCAGAACGTGA
- a CDS encoding aspartate/glutamate racemase family protein, which produces MTAHILLINPNSSQATSSMMLAIAERAVTGRTAVAVATAVRNPQMIVTPQQLTAAAGEVIEIGAAHGAGCLGIIVSAFGDPGLATLRDRVDIPVVGICEASMIEAALSGRKFGVATTTPDLIEAIDDRARDLGLAGQYTGIRCTPGDPLALAGDEKLLREALDEAVRQCIELDGAEAVIIGGGPLGQAAEQLQPHFTTPIIAPIPCAVERVLDLMRVNA; this is translated from the coding sequence GTGACCGCACATATCCTGTTGATCAACCCGAACAGCTCGCAGGCAACAAGCAGCATGATGCTCGCCATCGCTGAGCGGGCTGTAACCGGACGCACGGCCGTGGCAGTCGCCACGGCCGTGCGGAACCCGCAGATGATCGTCACGCCGCAGCAGCTGACCGCTGCGGCCGGCGAGGTCATCGAGATCGGCGCGGCCCATGGCGCCGGTTGCCTCGGCATCATCGTCAGTGCCTTCGGCGATCCCGGCCTTGCTACCCTCAGGGACCGTGTCGACATCCCCGTCGTCGGCATCTGCGAGGCATCGATGATCGAAGCCGCGCTGAGCGGCCGCAAGTTCGGCGTCGCAACCACGACGCCGGACCTGATCGAGGCCATCGACGACCGCGCCCGCGACCTCGGCCTTGCCGGCCAATATACCGGCATCCGCTGTACGCCCGGCGATCCGCTCGCGCTTGCCGGCGACGAAAAGCTGCTGCGGGAAGCACTCGACGAGGCGGTGCGGCAATGCATCGAGCTTGATGGCGCCGAGGCCGTCATCATCGGCGGCGGCCCGCTCGGCCAGGCGGCCGAACAGTTGCAGCCGCATTTCACCACGCCGATCATCGCCCCCATCCCTTGTGCGGTGGAGCGCGTGCTCGATCTGATGCGGGTCAACGCCTGA
- the ppk2 gene encoding polyphosphate kinase 2 yields the protein MNRSTGDFEGQDWLEAELADTLDEDYELELSEPALSEEIRKIYRKSHPPSLPRIDYFRALIALQSELIKLQDWVVHHKEKVVVIFEGRDSAGKGGVIKRITQRLNPRVVRVAALPAPSDREKTQWYFQRYVPHLPAGGEIVLFDRSWYNRSGVERVMGFASEDQVEQFFNDVPEFERMLVRSGIRLVKYWFSITDEEQQMRFLVRIHDPLKQWKLSPMDLQSRVRWEAYTKAKEETFARTNIPEAPWHIVEGNDKKRARLNCMDHLLQQIPYEDVPHEEITLPERVFNPDYERKVLPPELYVPSKY from the coding sequence ATGAACAGATCAACTGGCGACTTCGAAGGACAGGATTGGCTCGAGGCGGAACTCGCCGATACGCTCGATGAAGACTATGAACTCGAGCTTTCCGAGCCGGCGCTTTCGGAAGAGATCCGCAAGATCTACCGCAAGAGCCACCCGCCGTCGCTGCCACGCATCGACTATTTCCGCGCTCTGATCGCGCTGCAGTCCGAGCTGATCAAGCTGCAGGACTGGGTCGTGCACCACAAGGAAAAGGTCGTGGTGATCTTCGAGGGGCGCGATTCCGCCGGCAAGGGCGGCGTGATCAAGCGCATCACCCAGCGGCTCAATCCGCGTGTCGTCAGGGTCGCGGCCTTGCCCGCCCCATCGGACCGCGAAAAGACCCAGTGGTATTTCCAGCGCTACGTGCCGCATCTACCGGCCGGCGGCGAGATCGTGCTGTTCGACCGCTCCTGGTACAATCGCTCCGGCGTCGAGCGCGTCATGGGCTTTGCCAGCGAAGACCAGGTCGAGCAGTTCTTCAACGACGTGCCGGAGTTCGAGCGCATGCTGGTGCGCTCCGGCATCCGGCTGGTCAAATACTGGTTCTCGATCACCGACGAGGAGCAGCAGATGCGCTTCCTGGTGCGCATCCACGACCCGCTGAAGCAGTGGAAGCTGTCACCGATGGATCTGCAATCGCGCGTGCGCTGGGAGGCCTATACCAAGGCCAAGGAAGAGACCTTCGCCAGAACGAACATCCCCGAGGCGCCGTGGCACATCGTCGAAGGCAACGACAAGAAGCGGGCGCGGCTGAACTGTATGGACCACCTGCTGCAGCAGATCCCCTATGAGGATGTGCCGCACGAGGAGATCACCCTGCCGGAGCGGGTGTTCAACCCGGACTACGAACGCAAGGTGCTGCCGCCTGAACTCTACGTGCCGTCAAAATACTAA
- a CDS encoding MFS transporter: MTSPSPWKSADFRRVGFALAFYSFCSWMLVAALPLLVAQRFGTGTDLVGSLALRLAPRILFAPAAASLIRRAGSRLPVGAGLIVTALCLFALAGVEHAGTLQMVVLTIGFADTIVVPGLLALRAAAVPSGRNMEANTTFQTIDRLAKIFGPPTAGLMLTVISPALTFLALAAGHLVAAFALCRGVATPEQMRVKREPAARSGLFREAAATMRENPVLWVLVLPALGYMISLGALQPFLFWLNHDQFGLGAATWTVLLAAQGTGAVIGALVSNRLARTLIDTHSLLMAYLVASLLEGVTTLALVFAPTHALATVVLIIGGIPEMVAFAAYFTLLQQRLNLERQAVFYALSLPLMDLFMVAGVLAGTLHSGGWMTLRQFWFVASAGAILPVLPFLAFRPCRRS, encoded by the coding sequence ATGACATCGCCATCCCCCTGGAAATCGGCCGACTTCCGGCGCGTCGGGTTCGCTCTCGCCTTTTATTCCTTCTGCTCGTGGATGCTGGTCGCAGCACTGCCACTTCTCGTCGCCCAACGGTTCGGCACCGGCACAGACCTTGTCGGCAGCCTTGCGCTGCGGCTCGCACCGCGCATCCTGTTTGCCCCGGCTGCCGCCAGCCTGATCCGCCGCGCGGGCTCTCGGCTGCCCGTTGGTGCGGGGCTGATCGTCACTGCATTGTGCCTCTTCGCCCTTGCCGGCGTCGAACACGCAGGCACGCTTCAGATGGTGGTTCTGACAATCGGCTTTGCAGACACGATTGTCGTTCCAGGCCTGCTGGCGTTGCGCGCCGCCGCCGTGCCTTCCGGCCGCAATATGGAAGCCAACACGACGTTTCAGACGATCGATCGTCTCGCCAAAATCTTTGGCCCGCCGACGGCAGGTCTCATGCTGACGGTTATATCCCCTGCCCTCACCTTCCTTGCGCTTGCAGCCGGCCACCTCGTGGCCGCGTTCGCCCTTTGCCGGGGCGTTGCAACACCGGAGCAGATGCGGGTCAAACGGGAGCCAGCCGCTCGATCCGGTCTTTTCCGAGAGGCCGCGGCGACCATGCGCGAGAACCCGGTTCTTTGGGTACTCGTCCTGCCTGCTCTCGGCTACATGATTTCTCTCGGCGCGCTGCAGCCCTTCCTGTTCTGGCTCAATCACGACCAGTTCGGGCTTGGCGCCGCCACGTGGACCGTGCTGCTTGCAGCGCAAGGGACGGGTGCCGTCATCGGCGCGCTGGTCTCAAACCGCCTGGCGCGAACGCTGATCGATACACACTCGCTGCTGATGGCCTATCTCGTCGCAAGCCTTCTCGAAGGCGTGACGACGCTTGCGCTGGTCTTCGCCCCGACCCATGCGTTGGCGACGGTGGTGCTGATCATCGGCGGCATACCGGAGATGGTGGCTTTTGCCGCCTATTTCACGCTGCTCCAGCAGCGGCTGAACCTTGAGCGCCAGGCCGTCTTCTATGCGCTGAGCCTGCCGTTGATGGATCTGTTCATGGTGGCGGGCGTCCTCGCCGGCACCTTGCACAGCGGCGGCTGGATGACGCTTCGGCAGTTCTGGTTCGTCGCCAGTGCCGGCGCTATCCTTCCCGTTCTTCCGTTTCTTGCCTTCAGACCTTGCCGAAGATCGTAA
- a CDS encoding YHS domain-containing (seleno)protein: protein MAEDLVNTGYFGDVAIKGYDPVAYFTESKALEGSPQFSYRWLGANWQFASAENRELFIREPTRYAPQYGGYCADGVSFGTVTTNIDPKAWRIIEGKLFLSYDPGAAEGFEKNPNKLVDSKKHWSEVENTLISEKLGTTWQAAR from the coding sequence ATGGCGGAAGACCTCGTCAACACCGGCTACTTCGGCGATGTCGCCATCAAGGGCTACGACCCGGTCGCCTATTTCACCGAGAGCAAGGCGCTCGAAGGCTCGCCGCAATTTTCCTACCGCTGGCTCGGAGCGAACTGGCAGTTTGCCAGCGCCGAGAACCGTGAGCTTTTCATCCGCGAACCCACCCGCTACGCCCCGCAATATGGCGGCTACTGCGCCGACGGTGTGTCGTTTGGCACGGTGACCACCAATATCGATCCGAAGGCCTGGCGCATCATCGAGGGCAAGCTGTTCCTGAGCTACGATCCGGGTGCGGCAGAAGGCTTCGAGAAGAACCCGAACAAGCTGGTCGATTCGAAGAAGCACTGGTCTGAAGTGGAGAACACGCTCATTTCGGAAAAGCTCGGCACGACCTGGCAGGCGGCGCGCTGA
- a CDS encoding adenylate/guanylate cyclase domain-containing protein, with translation MERRLAAVLIADVAGYSRLSRLDEEGTRANFQSDLHDILEPQFAEHHGRLVKTMGDGLLVEFRSVVDALRCAVEIQQRKAEQADKVTTDRRLDFRIGINLGDIIVEGDDIHGDGVNTADRVQGLAEPGGIAISGTAYDQVRLKLSVGYASLGEQTVRGMAEPIRVYHVLLDPDDAGKTIVKDTQQHFARRSMLIAGALMLLLAFVAAWWQPWTLILPETPTERFAYPLPDQPSVAVLPFINVSGDRDHDHLAEGLTDDLITELSKVSGLFVIARHSVFAMKDNASKIQDVAAELGVHYILEGTLQRADQRLRINVKLIDAMSGLSLWAERYDRQYADLFAVQDDVIGKIIAALEVKLSEGERDQLARIPTDNLEAYDYYMRAEQQGLIYSDVDTYRQTLAFYQKAIDLDPRFADAHAGIARVAVDVWRNDYNYLWSAAVARKIAYDAAGQALKLDANNARAHTVLALLQLVDGRETEARESAARAVTAQPSDPEAFANLALILAQTGEHEQAIADLERALRLDPSPSPSFRLLAGIVYYTARDTDRAIPLIEAAGEALPNAEAAREYLASAYAQRGDRARAVAEGAKLLQLFPDTNLTYYSYLYDYWREEDLNRHLYGLRTAGIPEWPFGFVGAAADRLGPAELGTLTQDKTWAGQHKNGTSFVQFFDKAGNTAYRSANTNITGRAEVKGNQLCEKFDGYFLDRMVCGYVYRNTAKGERGADFIHVTPQALKFFSIEQ, from the coding sequence ATGGAGCGCCGCCTCGCAGCCGTCCTGATCGCCGACGTCGCCGGATACAGTCGCCTGAGCCGGCTCGACGAGGAGGGAACGCGCGCCAATTTCCAGAGCGACCTGCATGACATTCTGGAGCCGCAGTTTGCCGAACATCACGGCCGGCTGGTCAAGACCATGGGTGACGGGCTGCTGGTGGAATTCCGCAGCGTCGTCGATGCACTCCGCTGCGCGGTGGAGATCCAACAGCGCAAGGCCGAACAGGCCGACAAGGTCACAACTGACCGGCGGCTCGATTTCCGCATCGGCATCAATCTCGGCGACATCATCGTTGAAGGCGACGACATTCACGGCGATGGCGTCAACACCGCCGATCGGGTGCAGGGGCTGGCCGAGCCCGGTGGCATCGCGATATCGGGTACGGCCTACGACCAGGTTCGATTGAAGCTTAGTGTCGGCTACGCCTCGCTCGGCGAGCAGACGGTCCGGGGGATGGCCGAACCGATCCGCGTCTATCACGTGCTTCTCGACCCTGATGACGCTGGCAAGACCATCGTCAAGGATACGCAGCAGCATTTTGCGCGAAGGAGCATGCTCATTGCCGGCGCCCTCATGTTGCTCCTCGCATTTGTCGCCGCCTGGTGGCAGCCGTGGACGCTCATCCTGCCGGAGACGCCGACCGAGCGCTTTGCCTATCCCCTGCCGGACCAGCCATCCGTCGCAGTCCTGCCGTTCATCAATGTCAGCGGCGACCGGGATCATGACCATCTGGCCGAAGGGTTGACCGACGACCTGATCACCGAGCTTTCGAAGGTGTCCGGCCTGTTCGTAATCGCTCGCCATTCGGTGTTCGCGATGAAGGACAACGCTTCGAAGATCCAGGACGTGGCAGCGGAGCTTGGCGTTCACTACATTCTGGAGGGCACGTTGCAACGGGCCGACCAGCGGCTGCGCATCAACGTCAAGCTGATCGATGCGATGAGCGGTCTATCGCTCTGGGCGGAGCGCTATGACCGGCAATATGCCGATCTCTTCGCGGTCCAGGACGACGTCATCGGCAAGATCATCGCGGCGCTGGAGGTCAAACTCAGCGAAGGCGAACGCGACCAGCTGGCGCGCATCCCGACCGACAATCTCGAAGCCTACGACTACTACATGCGGGCCGAGCAGCAGGGGCTCATCTATAGCGATGTCGATACCTATCGCCAGACGCTGGCCTTCTATCAGAAGGCGATCGATCTCGATCCGCGTTTCGCCGATGCCCATGCGGGGATCGCGCGGGTCGCCGTCGACGTCTGGCGCAATGACTACAATTATCTCTGGTCGGCGGCCGTTGCCCGCAAGATCGCTTATGACGCTGCCGGCCAGGCCCTGAAGCTCGACGCCAACAATGCGCGCGCGCACACAGTGCTGGCATTGCTGCAGCTCGTCGACGGTCGCGAAACGGAGGCGCGGGAATCTGCCGCCAGGGCGGTCACGGCGCAGCCGAGCGATCCAGAGGCCTTTGCCAACCTGGCGCTGATCCTGGCGCAAACCGGCGAACACGAACAGGCAATCGCCGATCTGGAACGGGCATTGAGGCTCGATCCGTCACCGTCTCCGAGTTTCCGGCTGCTGGCGGGCATCGTCTACTACACCGCACGCGACACCGACCGGGCGATCCCGCTGATCGAAGCAGCCGGCGAGGCCCTACCGAATGCGGAGGCTGCACGGGAGTATCTGGCCTCGGCCTATGCCCAGCGCGGCGATCGGGCGCGCGCGGTGGCAGAGGGCGCAAAGCTGCTTCAGCTCTTTCCCGACACCAACCTCACCTATTACAGCTACCTCTATGATTACTGGCGCGAAGAGGACCTCAATCGCCACCTCTACGGACTGCGCACTGCCGGCATTCCGGAGTGGCCCTTCGGCTTCGTCGGGGCGGCGGCGGACAGGCTCGGGCCGGCGGAACTTGGCACGCTGACCCAAGACAAGACCTGGGCCGGGCAGCACAAGAATGGCACGAGCTTCGTGCAATTCTTCGATAAGGCCGGCAACACCGCCTATCGCAGCGCCAACACAAACATCACCGGGCGCGCCGAGGTGAAGGGCAACCAGCTCTGCGAGAAATTCGACGGATATTTCCTCGACCGCATGGTCTGCGGCTATGTCTATCGCAACACGGCCAAGGGCGAGCGCGGCGCAGACTTCATCCACGTGACGCCGCAGGCGCTAAAATTCTTCTCGATCGAGCAGTGA
- a CDS encoding ankyrin repeat domain-containing protein: protein MNYVCASVAGLAFFTSAAFAGPLHDAARDGDVKRVTLLLDQGTDITEPDTAGEPALLVASLAGRPDVVALLLDRGCDIEIRNKGGLTALHAAAYGGNLDTVKLLLAKGADVNDTKNFYKMSPLHAAAEEGHADVVAVLLTQKAEVEAKERNGYTPLTQAGWRSHWDAAELLLKAGATCQKADLVGDWLYTECTKRK from the coding sequence ATGAACTATGTTTGTGCTTCGGTCGCCGGGCTAGCGTTTTTCACCTCGGCGGCTTTTGCGGGTCCCTTGCATGACGCGGCAAGAGACGGCGACGTCAAGCGCGTCACGCTGTTGCTGGATCAGGGTACCGACATCACCGAGCCGGATACGGCCGGCGAGCCGGCATTGCTGGTCGCGTCCCTTGCCGGACGGCCGGATGTCGTCGCCCTGCTGCTCGATCGCGGCTGCGACATCGAGATCCGCAACAAGGGCGGGCTGACCGCCCTGCACGCCGCGGCCTATGGCGGCAATCTCGACACCGTCAAGCTGCTGCTCGCCAAGGGCGCCGACGTCAACGACACCAAGAACTTCTACAAGATGTCGCCGCTTCATGCCGCAGCCGAGGAGGGTCACGCCGATGTCGTGGCTGTGCTGCTTACCCAAAAGGCCGAGGTCGAGGCGAAGGAACGCAACGGCTACACGCCACTGACACAGGCCGGCTGGCGCTCGCACTGGGACGCCGCCGAGCTTCTGCTGAAAGCGGGCGCCACCTGCCAGAAGGCCGACCTCGTCGGCGACTGGCTTTATACCGAATGCACGAAGCGGAAGTGA
- a CDS encoding aldehyde dehydrogenase family protein, whose protein sequence is MRDKLFIDGKWEKPRRGGMLDVIDPATEEVIHRVPAATYDDIDRAVKAARIAFDSGPWPKLTGTERAVYLRAIAEKIEERRHALAHLEVTDNGKPLPEALWDIDDAAGCFRYYAGLAEELDANPEETIAVGDTRFRARAIREPLGIVGAITPWNYPLLMVSWKVAPALAAGCTMVLKPSELTPLTALELGAIAEEVELPPGVLNIVTGTGQDAGQPLTEHPLVDKLAFTGSVPTGRKVMMAGAQDIKNISLELGGKSPFVVFADSDIEKAVEWIMFGIFWNQGQVCSATSRVLIEEPIYDTVVKRLCEEAGKITIGNGLDEGTLLGPIVSKGQYDKILTAIDRARQDGATIAAGGGRPAGFNSGYFIEPTVLTDMSEDSYVWREEIFGPVVCVKPFADEADAVRMANDSRFGLAAAVMSEDKERCERVARALRAGIIWINCSQPTFPEAPWGGYKQSGIGRELGRWGLSNYLETKQITSFDTDEPWGWYIKA, encoded by the coding sequence ATGCGAGACAAACTATTCATTGACGGAAAATGGGAGAAACCCCGCCGCGGCGGTATGCTCGACGTGATCGATCCGGCAACGGAGGAGGTCATCCACCGCGTGCCGGCCGCCACCTACGACGATATCGACCGCGCCGTCAAAGCTGCCCGCATCGCCTTCGACAGCGGCCCATGGCCGAAGCTTACCGGCACGGAGCGGGCCGTCTATCTCCGCGCGATTGCCGAGAAGATCGAGGAAAGACGCCATGCGCTGGCGCATCTCGAAGTCACCGATAACGGCAAGCCGCTGCCGGAAGCACTGTGGGATATCGACGATGCCGCCGGGTGCTTCCGCTACTATGCCGGGCTTGCCGAGGAACTCGACGCCAACCCGGAGGAAACGATCGCCGTCGGCGACACCAGGTTCAGAGCCCGTGCCATCCGCGAACCCCTCGGCATCGTCGGCGCGATCACGCCCTGGAACTATCCGTTGCTGATGGTTTCCTGGAAGGTGGCGCCGGCGCTTGCCGCCGGCTGCACCATGGTGCTGAAACCGTCCGAGCTGACGCCGCTGACGGCTCTGGAACTGGGCGCAATCGCCGAGGAGGTCGAGCTTCCGCCCGGCGTGCTCAACATCGTCACCGGCACCGGCCAGGATGCCGGCCAGCCGCTGACCGAGCACCCGCTGGTCGACAAACTCGCCTTTACCGGCTCGGTACCGACAGGGCGAAAGGTGATGATGGCCGGCGCCCAGGACATCAAGAACATCAGCCTCGAGCTTGGCGGCAAGTCGCCCTTCGTGGTCTTTGCCGACAGCGATATCGAAAAGGCCGTCGAATGGATCATGTTCGGCATCTTTTGGAACCAGGGGCAGGTCTGCTCGGCAACCTCGCGCGTGCTCATCGAGGAACCGATCTACGATACCGTCGTCAAAAGGCTCTGCGAAGAGGCGGGCAAGATCACCATCGGCAACGGCCTCGACGAGGGCACATTGCTCGGGCCAATCGTTTCCAAGGGACAATATGACAAGATCCTGACCGCGATCGACCGCGCCCGCCAGGACGGCGCCACCATCGCGGCGGGCGGCGGCAGGCCCGCCGGTTTCAACAGCGGTTACTTCATCGAGCCGACCGTTTTGACCGACATGAGCGAAGACAGCTATGTCTGGCGCGAGGAGATCTTCGGGCCTGTCGTCTGCGTCAAGCCGTTCGCGGACGAGGCCGATGCGGTGCGCATGGCCAACGACAGCCGCTTCGGCCTTGCCGCGGCGGTCATGTCCGAGGACAAGGAGCGCTGCGAACGCGTCGCCCGGGCGCTACGCGCTGGCATCATCTGGATCAACTGCTCGCAACCGACCTTCCCCGAGGCGCCCTGGGGCGGCTACAAGCAATCGGGTATCGGTCGCGAACTCGGTCGCTGGGGCCTTTCCAACTATCTGGAGACCAAGCAGATCACCAGCTTCGATACCGACGAGCCGTGGGGCTGGTACATCAAGGCGTAG